GAACGAAGGAAAGCTATCCAGGATGCTGATTTTGTGACGACCCAGATTAGGGTAGGACAGTTGGATGCCCGTGCTCGGGATGAAAAAATTCCTTTAAACTATAACTGTATTGGTCAGGAGACAACAGGTGCAGGAGGCTTTGCTAAAGCATTACGGACAATACCCGTTATTCTGGAAATTTGTAAAGAAATAGAGGAACTGGCACCGAATGCATTTCTAATAAATTTTACCAACCCTGCAGGAATTGTCACAGAAGCAGTTATTAAACATTCGAATGTTAAAAGTATCGGATTGTGTAACCTTCCAATTGGGACAAAAATGAAAGTAGCCGACATGACTGATACAGATATTTCGCAGGTTAATTTAGAATGGATCGGTATTAACCATTTGAATTGGACAACTAAAATACAGGTAGATGGCCGGGATATTCTAAAAGAAATCCTTCATAAATTACCTGGGACAAAAGGAATGAGTGTTAAAAACATACCGGACTTTGGCTGGGATCGTGATTTCTTACGGTCACTTGGAGCTCTGCCATGCGGATATCTTCGTTATTACTACATGACTGACAAGATGCTTAATGATGAATTGAGCTCTTTGGAGACAAAAGGAACCCGGGCAGAAGTAGTAAAACAGATTGAACAGGAATTATTTGAACTTTATAAGGATCCTAATTTATCAGGTAAACCGGAGCAATTGGAAAAACGTGGTGGAGCTTACTATTCATTAGCAGCCATTAATTTGATAGCGTCTATTTATAATAATAAAAAAGATATCCAAACGGTTAATGTTCAAAACAATGGGATTTTAAGCTGTCTAAATGATGATGTTTCGATAGAGGTTAACTGTGTAATTGACTCGGAAGGTGCACATCCTGTCCAAATTACTTCACAGCCGGGTCCACATATTCGTGGATTATTACAAGTTGTTAAGGCTTATGAGGAATTGACAGTAGAATCTGCGATTAATGGGGATTATGATACAGCACTTCAAGCACTGACGATTCACCCGTTAGTAACGTCGGTTGATGAAGCCAAACCGCTTCTTAGTGACATCATACGAGAAAACCGAGCTTTTCTACCGCAATTTTCATAGATTTTTCTTAGCGGAATGCTTTTGGGGAGGCAGTAATATTGAAAAGTAATAGAGGCTGGAATAATAACTATCAAAGTGTGGTTCCAGGCATTGAGGTCTTTTTAAAAGAGCGTTTAGATTGGATAAAAGATAAAAAAGTCGGATTAATCACGAATCCTACAGGGGTGGATCGTCATTTAACAAGTGATATCGATCTCTTGTACCAACATCCGGATGTTCATTTAACCTCTTTATATGGTCCTGAACACGGTATACGAGGTAATCTGGAAGGTGGGGAACACGTACAATCCTATACCGATAGTAGAACAGGTTTGCCAGTATACAGTTTATATGGTGATACATGGAAGCCTACAAAGGAAATGCTGGAAGATGTTGAAGTATTATTATTTGATATACAAGATATTGGTTCTAATGTGTATACCTATATTTATACACTTGGATTTGTAATGGAAGCAGCAGCAGAATTTGAAAAAGAAGTTATTGTTTTAGATCGTCCCAATCCTATTGGCGGCATAAAGGTTGAGGGGCCGCTTCGTTCTGCCGATGCAGTCAGTTTTATGGGAAGATTCTTACTTCCTATTCGCCATGGATTAACTATTGGTGAACTTGCTATTATGTGGAATCATGAATATAGCCTAGGTGTAAATTTAAAAGTAGCTGAAATGCAGGGTTGGAAACGTATGATGCATTATAAAGATACAGGACTTCCCTGGGTCATGACGTCACCTAACATCCCAACGGAAGAAAGCTCCTATTTGTATGCAGGGACAGAATTGCTGGCTGATACAACATTATCGACAGGGATTGGTACAACAAAGCCTTTTGAGCTTGTTGGGGCGCCATGGGTAAATGGAGAACAGCTGGAAAGAGAAATGACTGATCGTAAAATTTCCGGAGTTATGTTCAGGTCCGTTTATTACACACCAATGCATGGGAAGGATCAGGGAAGATTAATCGGCGGTGTTCAAGTGCATATTGATGAGCCATCAAAAATAGATTTAGTATCGTTAGGATTAAATTTAGTTGATGGCATGAGAAATCAGAATCCGGATGAATTTAAAATGGAACCCGGATATGTGAACATTATAGGTAACAGTGAAGTGGTTAAAATGATTTCTACGAAGGAACCGATCGATAAGGTCATTGATTCCTGGACGGATGAATTGAATGAATGGATCACAGAAGTCCGAAATAAATATTTACTGTACAGTTCAACTTGATAGATATAATTTAATTTTACAGGGTAATTTGTATAGGGCGCTGTTGAATACTTAAGAATAGATTTCTAATCTACTTTATAGACAAGGAGATCAACATGAAAATGGAATTGTCTGAATTAACTACCGAAAAAAGAAATCCAGACAGTATGAATCTGGACCAAATGGGCACATTACAGATTTTAGAAACGATAAATAATGAAGATAAAAAAGTAGCAATTGCCGTTGAGGCTGTGTTACATCAGGTAGAAACAGCTGTTGAACAAATCAGTTCTGCACTTAGTAATGGTGGAAGACTTTTTTATGTAGGTGCTGGAACAAGCGGAAGATTAGGTGTAATTGACGCATCAGAGTGTCCACCGACTTTTATGACTTCTTCTGAATTAATTCAAACGGTTATGGCTGGTGGAAATGATGCATTTTTCAATGCCATTGAGGGAATTGAGGATTTGGAAGTGCAAGGTGAAAAAGACCTCAAAGCAAGAAATCTTTCTAATAATGATGTTGTAGTGGGCATTACTGCAAGTGGAAGAACTCCTTTTCCGATGGGTGCATTAAAATACGCACGTCAATTGGGAACCTACACAATATCTTTATCTTGCAATGAAGGTTCATTAATCAGTAATTTTGCAGATTGTGCAATAGAGGTTGTTGTCGGGCCAGAGGTTTTGACCGGATCCACACGTATGAAAGCAGCTACAGCACACAAAATGATCCTAAATATGATGAGTACAGCTACAATGGTGAAATTAGGAAAGGTTCATGAGAACTTGATGGTTGATGTCCATGCGAGTAACTATAAATTAATGGAACGGGCAAAGCGAACGGTTATGGAAGCAACGGAAGTCTCATATGCAGAAGCTGAAAGTGTACTAAAGCAAACGAATTATAAAGTAAAACCGGCTATTGTAATGATTGAAGCTGGTGTATCCTATGAAAAAGCGGAAGAAGCTATCTCTTATACCAAAGGTTATGTCAGGGAAGCTATAGAATACGCATCATAAGGTGTTAAAAGTGATAATCACAGGACAAGGGAATCCCGTTAAAATGGGGTTCCAGATTTTTATTTGATCGGTTCGGGCGACTTAGTTTTATCGTCTGCTTGGACGGTAAGCCATTGTGTAAGTTCCGTTTCCAAAGAAATCTTACGTTCTCGAATAGTTTTACTGAATAATACCTTAGTGGATTTTAAGTTCGTGATCATGATAGCATTCGGCTACACTTTTCTGCTTTCTATCAAGCATCATACTGAATTTTTCCATTCTAATTCTATTATTTTGTATTTTAGGGTCATCGCATAACTTTCATATTGATTTCTAAGAGAATTACCTTATTGATGACTATTGACATTTGATACTTACACTTCCATTTTCGAGGCTTTGAAATTATTTAAATGATATTTACTGTTTGGAGGAGTTCATAATGAAAACCACGTCAACCATGTCTATCAGGCAAAAAATCGGCCAGTTAATGATGATTGGGTTTAAAGGGAAACAAATTACGCCATCGGTTACTAGAATGCTTGAGGACGAAATGGTTGGAGGAATCATTCTATTTCCCACAAATATTGGCTCACCGGAGGAAGTTTTAAAGCTTAATGAAGAATTACAGCATGCTGCTCATAAAGCTGCTCATCCTTATCCGTTAATAATATCGACAGATCAGGAAAATGGGGTTGTTCGAAGGTTGAAACAGGGGGTTACTGAATTTCCTGGAAATATGTTATTAGGTGCAGTTGATAGTGCCAAGGCTACAATGAATGTAAGTCGGGCGACAGCTTTAGAGTTGAAAGCTTTAGGTTTTAATATGAATCTCGCGCCAGATGTGGATGTTAATAATAATCCACACAACCCTGTTATCGGAGTTCGCTCCTTTGGTGAAAATTCAAAAGATGTTGCTAAGCACTGTAAAGCTTTTATTCAGGGTCATCACGACGCAGGTATAATGACAACTGTCAAACATTTTCCAGGTCACGGTGATACAGAGCTTGATTCGCATGCTGATTTGCCTGTTATCCAGCATTCTATGAAAAGATTAGAGCAAATTGAACTACTTCCCTTTGTTGAGGCAATTGATACAGGGACTGATAGTGTGATGATGAGTCATATTAATTTTTCAAGTTTGGAAGAGCAGGAGAATATCCCCGCCTCAATATCTGAGAAGGTAACAACCGGTTTACTTCGTGAAAGACTGGGATTTGAAGGAGCTATAATGACGGATTGCTTAGAAATGAATGCCATAGTGAAAACAATAGGTACGGCAGAAGGAGCCTTAGCCGCTTTAAAAGCTGGTTCGGATTTGCTAATGATTTCGCATACAAATGACCTTCAAATGAAAGCAATTGACAGGATCGAAAAAGCTGTAATGGATAGGGAAATTAATGAAGATGTCATTGATAGATCGCTCAATAGAGTAATGGAATTAAAGAAAAAGTATTTGTCCTGGAATGAACGAACCTATGGAGATGGTGTGCCACCTTTTGTAGGAGGGGAAAAACATAAAAAATTAGCTCAAGGTGTATTCGAACGGGGAGTTACTTTAGTGAAAAACGAGAATTTACTTCCATTAAAAGTGGATGTGGAATCTAAAATATTAGTCGTGACAGTCAAAGGCCAAATGCAATCTCCAGTCGAAGGAAAACGTGAAAAGACCTCTTTTTTGGGCGAAACCATTGCTAGTCATCATTACAATATTTATGAGCAGGAAATCAGTAAGTCACCTGAAAACAAAGAGATAGAAAAGGTAATAGTTGCAGCTAATGATGCTGATATAGTAATATTCGGCTCCGACTATGCTTACACCAATGAAGGGCAAGCCTATTTGATTAGAAAGCTTCTTGAAAAACAAGCTTCTGTGATTGTTGTTGCAGTAGGGAATCCATATGACCTTGCTGAATTACGAAATGTTCCAGCTTACTTGGCAACATATGAATATTCTAAAGACGCACTTCAGTCTGCAGCGAATATTATTTTCGGCACGAATACACCTATGGGTAAACTTCCTGTTACTATTCCAAGTTTATAAACTAGGAGTCTAAGCTTAAAACCATATCCCCAACAACCGAATGGTCTTCCGGGAAATGTTGCATGTAATATTCTTCTTCCCATCAGTTTCCTTGTCCTTATACTAAGGGTTGGGACTATGTTTTTGACTAAAGGTTTAAAGCCCTGTGCCATCGATAATAATTGTCTATTACTTACCGTTATTTCATTGGCTCTTAGAACAGGTCTCTTCAAAAATTGAGAGGTCATAGTATGCATTCTGATCAAGTTTCATGCGTTTTGAATCTTAGCGATGCTGGTGTTATTAGAGATTGTCAAATCATTATGGACATGGCGTTGGTGTGTTATGAACAGTACGATGGACAATTTCGGAAAAGACAATAAAAGGGATCTGCTATTGAGGATTGAGGGAGGCATTACACAATTTGGCCAAAATACAGTCAAATTTTGTGATGCTCCTAACTTAAAACCTAAATATCTAAAACGAACGCATTGATAGTATTAATTATCAATGCGTTTTCATATATTTATATTAAAAGGGGGAGAGTAGTTTGAAAAAATTATTCAAAGGTCCTGCCAAGTTTGTCTGGATTGCTGTACTTGCACTGTTAATCGTTGCCGGCTGTTCAGACGATGGTTCTTCTGAAGACGATGGATCATCGGATGATGCAACAGCAAACGACGGTAAAGTTAACGGAACACTTGAAATTCAGTACTTTGTCGGCGGCTATGGTGATTCATGGTGGAAGGAAGTAATCGGTGATTTCAAGGAAAAGTATCCTGATGTCGAAGTTAAAGAACATGCCGGTCCGAATATTAACGAAGAAATGAGATCGCGCTGGGTTTCTGGAGATCCACCTGATGTTGTTTACATCGATGGCGCCGGATCAAGTGAAACACAAATGGTGGAAGACGGTCAGCTGATGGATTTGACTGACTGGGTGAAAGAACTTGAGGTTGATGGAACACCGCTTATGGACAGTTTCATCGTTCCACCTTCAGACTATGATGGTAAAGTTTACAGTTTGCCATTAGTATTTGATACTTGGGGAACATGGTATGACAAAGCATGGTTTGATGAAAATGGATGGGAAGTTCCGTCTGATTTTGAAAGCTTTATGAGTACAATGGGATCGATTCAGGAAGATGCTGATATTGCTCCATTTGTTACAACTGGTAAATACCCGTATTACTTCTTGCGCGGTGTATTGTATCCTGCATTCGGTGCAGCCGGCGGTGATGAATTATTAACTTCTGTCATCAAAGGCGAAGAAGGTGCCTGGAGCAGTGATGCCGTACTGGAAGTTATGAAAAAAGTAGAAGAAATGCAAAAAGCAGGGTATATTGATGAAGGATTTGGTGCACTGAACCATACACAGTCACAAATGAACTTCCTGCTTCACAAAAATGCGTTTATACCTGTAGGTTTCTGGCTGCCAAATGAAATGTCCAAAGATAAGCCGGAAGATCTTCAATATGGATTTATTCCATCACCAATGAATGACGCGGGTGAACCAATGGCAGTTGTTCCGGATTTACGTCCACTGGCGATTGCTGAAGAAGCTGAGAATCCTGAAGCAGCTAAAGCTTTTGTTGAATTTGTCTTCACAAAAGAATATGCAACACTATTCTCAGAGCATACTGGTGCTATCATGAACCTTAAAGGTGTGGACTTATCATCAAACGAAAATGTACCACAATACCTTATCGATGCGAATGCGATGATTAACGATCCTGAAAAGGTGCAAATCTATCATAAGCCGCATCCGATGAGTGCCGATTTGGAAACTCCAATAAGTAACTCACTTGTTTCCTTAATGCTTGGTAACATTTCTGCTGAAGAGTTTGTTGAAGAAGCTGAAGCAGCAGCTAAAGAATATCGTAACAGTCAATGATATGAACCGTATGGAATGAAAAGGGGGATTAGCTCCCTTTTCATTCCATACATTTATTTCTTATTGGGTTGTTCAAAAAGCCGGTAATAATGACACATCTTTTTAGAGGGTTTGCTGTGTCTGTGAATACTCAGTACAAATAAGATTGCTAAAGCTGTTCAGGTAGATATCGGAAGTTATTCCATAGAAGATGGCTCTTATTCTGTAGATATTGAGAGCTGTTCCGTAGAAGTTGGTTCTTATTCTGCAGATATCGTGAGCTAGTCTTTTACCCTCCTTTTTGAACACGCATTTTAAGATAGAAAGAGTGATTCTGGATGGTACAGTCTAAAAAACAAAAATATCTGTTTTTGGCTTTTTGCCTGATTCCGACCTTTATAATGTTTAGTATTTTTACCCTATACCCGTTATTCAGCGGTTTATATTATTCATTTTTTGAATGGTCAGGCTCCTCACAGGCAAAAGAATTTATTGGATTT
The genomic region above belongs to Virgibacillus doumboii and contains:
- the murQ gene encoding N-acetylmuramic acid 6-phosphate etherase; its protein translation is MELSELTTEKRNPDSMNLDQMGTLQILETINNEDKKVAIAVEAVLHQVETAVEQISSALSNGGRLFYVGAGTSGRLGVIDASECPPTFMTSSELIQTVMAGGNDAFFNAIEGIEDLEVQGEKDLKARNLSNNDVVVGITASGRTPFPMGALKYARQLGTYTISLSCNEGSLISNFADCAIEVVVGPEVLTGSTRMKAATAHKMILNMMSTATMVKLGKVHENLMVDVHASNYKLMERAKRTVMEATEVSYAEAESVLKQTNYKVKPAIVMIEAGVSYEKAEEAISYTKGYVREAIEYAS
- the nagZ gene encoding beta-N-acetylhexosaminidase → MKTTSTMSIRQKIGQLMMIGFKGKQITPSVTRMLEDEMVGGIILFPTNIGSPEEVLKLNEELQHAAHKAAHPYPLIISTDQENGVVRRLKQGVTEFPGNMLLGAVDSAKATMNVSRATALELKALGFNMNLAPDVDVNNNPHNPVIGVRSFGENSKDVAKHCKAFIQGHHDAGIMTTVKHFPGHGDTELDSHADLPVIQHSMKRLEQIELLPFVEAIDTGTDSVMMSHINFSSLEEQENIPASISEKVTTGLLRERLGFEGAIMTDCLEMNAIVKTIGTAEGALAALKAGSDLLMISHTNDLQMKAIDRIEKAVMDREINEDVIDRSLNRVMELKKKYLSWNERTYGDGVPPFVGGEKHKKLAQGVFERGVTLVKNENLLPLKVDVESKILVVTVKGQMQSPVEGKREKTSFLGETIASHHYNIYEQEISKSPENKEIEKVIVAANDADIVIFGSDYAYTNEGQAYLIRKLLEKQASVIVVAVGNPYDLAELRNVPAYLATYEYSKDALQSAANIIFGTNTPMGKLPVTIPSL
- a CDS encoding exo-beta-N-acetylmuramidase NamZ family protein, whose amino-acid sequence is MKSNRGWNNNYQSVVPGIEVFLKERLDWIKDKKVGLITNPTGVDRHLTSDIDLLYQHPDVHLTSLYGPEHGIRGNLEGGEHVQSYTDSRTGLPVYSLYGDTWKPTKEMLEDVEVLLFDIQDIGSNVYTYIYTLGFVMEAAAEFEKEVIVLDRPNPIGGIKVEGPLRSADAVSFMGRFLLPIRHGLTIGELAIMWNHEYSLGVNLKVAEMQGWKRMMHYKDTGLPWVMTSPNIPTEESSYLYAGTELLADTTLSTGIGTTKPFELVGAPWVNGEQLEREMTDRKISGVMFRSVYYTPMHGKDQGRLIGGVQVHIDEPSKIDLVSLGLNLVDGMRNQNPDEFKMEPGYVNIIGNSEVVKMISTKEPIDKVIDSWTDELNEWITEVRNKYLLYSST
- a CDS encoding extracellular solute-binding protein encodes the protein MKKLFKGPAKFVWIAVLALLIVAGCSDDGSSEDDGSSDDATANDGKVNGTLEIQYFVGGYGDSWWKEVIGDFKEKYPDVEVKEHAGPNINEEMRSRWVSGDPPDVVYIDGAGSSETQMVEDGQLMDLTDWVKELEVDGTPLMDSFIVPPSDYDGKVYSLPLVFDTWGTWYDKAWFDENGWEVPSDFESFMSTMGSIQEDADIAPFVTTGKYPYYFLRGVLYPAFGAAGGDELLTSVIKGEEGAWSSDAVLEVMKKVEEMQKAGYIDEGFGALNHTQSQMNFLLHKNAFIPVGFWLPNEMSKDKPEDLQYGFIPSPMNDAGEPMAVVPDLRPLAIAEEAENPEAAKAFVEFVFTKEYATLFSEHTGAIMNLKGVDLSSNENVPQYLIDANAMINDPEKVQIYHKPHPMSADLETPISNSLVSLMLGNISAEEFVEEAEAAAKEYRNSQ
- a CDS encoding 6-phospho-beta-glucosidase; the encoded protein is MRNKNLKIAVIGGGSSYTPELIEGFIQQYDELPVRDLFLVDVEEGREKLEIVGAFAKRMVQEAGVPIRVHLTMERRKAIQDADFVTTQIRVGQLDARARDEKIPLNYNCIGQETTGAGGFAKALRTIPVILEICKEIEELAPNAFLINFTNPAGIVTEAVIKHSNVKSIGLCNLPIGTKMKVADMTDTDISQVNLEWIGINHLNWTTKIQVDGRDILKEILHKLPGTKGMSVKNIPDFGWDRDFLRSLGALPCGYLRYYYMTDKMLNDELSSLETKGTRAEVVKQIEQELFELYKDPNLSGKPEQLEKRGGAYYSLAAINLIASIYNNKKDIQTVNVQNNGILSCLNDDVSIEVNCVIDSEGAHPVQITSQPGPHIRGLLQVVKAYEELTVESAINGDYDTALQALTIHPLVTSVDEAKPLLSDIIRENRAFLPQFS